The following nucleotide sequence is from Aspergillus luchuensis IFO 4308 DNA, chromosome 1, nearly complete sequence.
TAGATAGTAACACTGAAGCTAGTATGAAGGTCAAGCTATAAACAAAGTTTTGCGAAACAGTACGTACTACTGCTAAGTAGAGTAGTGAAGTGGAGCAGCAATGAAAGTCTACTGACGTGTGACCAACACAGTAGCAGTGAATGCACTCCGCTAAGATAGAGTAGTATATTCCAACCTTGCTGATCAGGATTCTAGATGCTGTTGCTTTGCATAATTTAAACCGGGCCAACGTCCATGAGTAGTCTATAAGCATCATGCATTTAGTAAATCCAATATTCAGTTACAAGGCTCGATAGAGTGGTATAATATCACTTGCGCGCTGGAACTCACTGTCGCTGTTGCTGATGCTATTGGTGGTAATCGCACTGGCATCCGCATCAGTCCCTAGGGCACATACCACTCTATTGAGCCTTGTAATCCAGAGTCTCAGTTCGCTCATCTGGTCACTGAGGTGCGAAAGCTTGACTTGACCTTCACGTCATTACATCTCGTGTGGACAACTGATATGATGTGGACCGTGCAACGTCCCTCGATTTGGTCTTTGATTTTATCTTTGAtagttggagaagagacaTGCCTGTCAGCATCACTGGAACAACACCGCAGTCACAAAtgcagagaagagaaatgtCGCAAAATGTGGAAAATCTGCCAAACTGGCGATCACGGCGATTCAGGGGTATACGCCATCTGTGCCAAATGCCACGACCACCCAGCTGGCGGCCCAGATGGTTTTCTTGAATGCATTGAACTCACGGTTTGAGTATTCAGTAGCGCTATTCAAGCTCCTCAAGCCAGAGTTGAACGTGTGTTTTCCTCAAACTATTCTGCATCTCTACGTCCGATTCCTCATCGTCTGgagcctcctcgtcatcagtACCTTCCATATCGAACCAGAAAAGCTGATACATAGGTCTTTCGCTGCTAGGGTAACCTGTGGATCTCAACCATCTGAATATACCACGTGTAGCGCCTTCGGAAAGCGACTGTGAGAAGAAGTTATATGTATAGTCTTCAAGAACCGGAGAGTCTCTGTTATGGAGGTATTGCGATTTTTTGTCTGTCGGCTGGCTAGTTTGTTCTCTTGTGTTTTTTATTGAACGATTGTCCGTCAAAATCCATTCCCAAGAGTCGTATTCCAGGTAATGCCCGGTACACCAAGCATGTTCAAAGACTGATAACTCTGTTTCGCTGAGATGGGTAGCCCCAAAGGGCTTCCAGGGCCAGATTGGAGGTCGATCGTGACTTTCAAAGGCTGTAATGAAGAGTAACCGACACTCATCATCGCGATGTATATAATCGCCATCGATGGATTCTATTTCTGAGGACAAGAAAGACTGACTTGTTTCGGTCCAGGCAGACGCAGGAAGATCCACAGCCGTCATGCCTGCTCGTACGTCGCGCAAGATAGATTTTGCCAAGTCTGTGAGAAGGGCACCGAGCCAGAGAATACCGATTCGAGGTTGCCGATTTATCAGAAACGCGGCCTTTGAATTGCTCTTCGAAGATATTGAATCGAGAATTGCGAAGGCTGGGTTCAGCCACGCACTCACAAGGTTACACTCGATATCTTTATTGAAGAAGGTGCTGCACAGTATCGAGCGTAGACCCCATACATTGGAACTCAATGTCATGTACTTGGCAAGCAATTGGCCGTGCTCTTTGAGGAGTTCCTGAATGGGAACAGTGGACCCGCCATCACCCTCTTTTGACTTCAGTCGGGAACTTTCTTTAGGGAAAGGGAGTGCGATTGTTCCTCCCCTCATGAATGGGATATAAAGTACCCCGGCAAGGGCGACTGAGCACTGGGCGTAAAGACGATGGTGTACACAGAAGCGTCGTAGATATTCAAGAGCGGTCCATGAATCTGGTGGGTCTGCCCTAGTATTCAGGAAGCCCTTGGTGGTTACTATCAATCCAGCGCCAGTGGCAGACAGCGACCACGGCGACAAATATTCATGGCCATTGTACTTGGTGGTCGCATCCCAGCAACTGTCAGAGCACAAGACCGCACGCCACCAGGAAACTTCCTCCGCGCAAGCATCGTCACCGATATCAATCTGAATCATATGTTGCTTGTTTGAGTGTACTGGGCCTTCACAACTCGGCGGGGAGTAGCTCATCTGACATTCGTGATCACGCGAACGTCCGAGCAACTCAACCCATCGGGCGGACAATATGTAGGCCCATGCAAGATAAAGAACTGATAGATAGTTTCCTTCGTCATAGTCCGATAGTCCATGGACTCCAGGCCAGTGTGAAAAGGGAGAGTCTGTTGACAATCTCACACTCACTTTATGGCCAACAGCTAATAGAAGCTGTTTGGAGAGAACCCTAGGCGGTAGATCACATTTGCCTGTAGAGGTTCTCCACGTTGACTGTGCGTTAACGACAAGACTACCTTTCCCTTGTGTCGATTGTTTCTCCTCGCAAGCGAACGCGATCTTCTCGTCAGAGGCAGCGGCGCTACCACCAAGGAAAGGCGGGGTCTGGCAGACAAGTGATCCCAAGTCTATTGCGTGCTGTGGGAATGGATGACCTTCATCCTCACTAGCTAGATAGGAGGACCACGTTCGAAAGCTTTCCTGGAGGACATGATTGAATATATCATCAGCCGGGCGCACAGCATCGCCCATGATCCACACCTTCACGGAGAAAGAATTTTAAACAGAAAGAACCTTCGCGGTTGGTTGATTCGATATCAATTATGGGAATGAGAAGACGTGAGTAAAAGGTCCCGATTCCACGATGATTTCCCTCTCGTCTTCAGCTAAGTATCAAcggaagggagaaagaggtgCTGTTGCCAGTAAGGGAGAATTATATAAGCACGCATGCTGCGTACACATTCAATTTGAGAGTGAAAAATGTATAATACAAGTATAACTGCCTGAGGCTGGTAGTCATGCTTCTCACTTGTCGGAGTAGTCATCACTACTATTGTATCTTATCTCTCGTGACACTTTCAAGCTTCCGCTAATCATCTATCCCAACCACCAAGACATTTCTATCTTTAGAAACAATGTTCGGCCTTAAATGGATTTTAGGACACGGCAGAAGATAACTCTAAAATTGGTCGATCATGAGATCTGCTGTTGGAAACATTGACTGGAAGGAACAGAGCCACGTCCTTTGACACTCCGGACAATGTTGCGCGCCAAACCAACAGAATGAAGCAAGAACTTATGATTTGGGACTAAAGCGCAACATCTCCCTTTACCAGTAAATATTCCAACATCACAAACGCAGGCGGTTCCAAGCGGGTGGAACATGTCTGGGTCCTTGCTGTGATGGCGGATGGGGGTGCCTGGGGCCAGCCAATGCCAACCCGTCAATCTAGCGCCAGCTGTGCGTGCCTCGTCTCTCTGGcgtctctcccctcttcccctctccataGCGGCAACCACTTGATATCACATCTCCTCTCACGCTATCTTCTCTAGCGCAGCTTCCATGCAGTGTCATTGCTCATCACACTGGGCGTCTGTCGGGTCGGCCAAGTCCAACCCATGGCGTATACTAACCGCTGCACTTTTCCAGCACGACACGCTGGAATCTCAGCACAGCTGATCCGTTGGAATCAGGGTAACCACACAGGACTTATTGGCTAACAATGTTTCATGGGGTGATTCCAAGTCGCGACATTCGTGGTGTCTCCCGAGAACCATGGCCTCGAAAGGTGCTTCATTGATAGGCCCCAGTTACCTGCTGCCTCCAGCCATACAATATAAATATCCAGCCATCGACATGATCCGGAGCCTGCTTCTCTGCCTGTTCAATCTTATCATTCAAGAACAATCTTCAGTTCCGG
It contains:
- a CDS encoding uncharacterized protein (COG:S;~EggNog:ENOG410PURZ), which encodes MGDAVRPADDIFNHVLQESFRTWSSYLASEDEGHPFPQHAIDLGSLVCQTPPFLGGSAAASDEKIAFACEEKQSTQGKGSLVVNAQSTWRTSTGKCDLPPRVLSKQLLLAVGHKVSVRLSTDSPFSHWPGVHGLSDYDEGNYLSVLYLAWAYILSARWVELLGRSRDHECQMSYSPPSCEGPVHSNKQHMIQIDIGDDACAEEVSWWRAVLCSDSCWDATTKYNGHEYLSPWSLSATGAGLIVTTKGFLNTRADPPDSWTALEYLRRFCVHHRLYAQCSVALAGVLYIPFMRGGTIALPFPKESSRLKSKEGDGGSTVPIQELLKEHGQLLAKYMTLSSNVWGLRSILCSTFFNKDIECNLVSAWLNPAFAILDSISSKSNSKAAFLINRQPRIGILWLGALLTDLAKSILRDVRAGMTAVDLPASAWTETSQSFLSSEIESIDGDYIHRDDECRLLFITAFESHDRPPIWPWKPFGATHLSETELSVFEHAWCTGHYLEYDSWEWILTDNRSIKNTREQTSQPTDKKSQYLHNRDSPVLEDYTYNFFSQSLSEGATRGIFRWLRSTGYPSSERPMYQLFWFDMEGTDDEEAPDDEESDVEMQNSLRKTHVQLWLEELE